A window of Schistocerca serialis cubense isolate TAMUIC-IGC-003099 chromosome 1, iqSchSeri2.2, whole genome shotgun sequence genomic DNA:
TTTGTGATTTGTGATATTACTCTCAGCTCTGTCATGTAAGAATTCAGAGGTATCATGTGCATGTAATTTGAATCTTTGTTGCCCTTCTTTCACTCACTGTGTTACAAGAATATAGAAAAAGTTAtgtcaaacaattgaaaatccaggatagaatgtaacaattgtgagaaggaaagttgctactcaccatatagcagagatgccgagtcgcagataggcgcaacaaaaagattctcacaattaaaacttaactttcagccattaaggcctttgtcaacactagactcacaaatggaaacacacacacacacacacacacacagtgcatgatgagagtggcgactgggtgggggcaaggaggaggctggggtatgGAGGTGGGGCTGGCGAAGGGTGAAGTGCTGCAGGTCGGACGGTGGTCAGGAGAGAAAGGGGAGAAgtggggagcaggggggggggggggggggagtagcggaaaaggagagaaataaaaagactgggttgGTGGTGGAATGACAACCATGTAGTGCTgtaatgggaacagagaaggggctggatgggtgaggacagtgactaacgaaggctgagtccaggagggttacgggaacataggatgtattgcagggaaagttcccacctgcacaattcagaaaagttgatACTGGTGGGGAGGATCTATATGGCTCAGgctctgaagcagtcattgaaatgaaggacatcatgtttggcagcgtgttcagcaacagggtggtccacttgtttcttggccgcagtttgtcagtggctattcatgtggacagacaggtcgttggttgtcatgcctacatagaatgaagcatagtggttgcagcttagattgtagaccacatgactggtttcacagcaagcccttcctttgatgggatagatgatatTAGTGACCagattggagtaggtggtagttggaggatgtatgggacaggtcttgcatctaggtctattacaggggtatgagccatgaggtaagggattgggagcgggggttgtgtaaggatggacaagtatattgtgtaggttcagtggacagtggaatgccactgtgggaggggtgggaagtgtagtgggcaggacatttctcactaCAGGCATGAGATAATCAAaagcctggcagagaatgtaattcagttgctccagccctgAGTGGTACTGCGTTATGTGGCCAGATGATGAgactgggaggtggtgggagactggaaagataaggcatgggggaTTTGGTTTTGTACAACGTTTGGAGGATAACTGTGTACCAGGCACATTTTGATGCTTGTGAGATGGAATTCTGAAGGGGCTGAAGCTGAAACAATACGTGATGTATCTCAATGATATTATTGTTTGGAAAATACATGAAGGTACTTATACAATGGTCACAGAACTTTTTAAAATGTTGCATTCAGCAAGCCTGACCCAGAACATAGAAAAATGTCTTTCACATTTAAATGTACATACATTATCCACAAGCCACtatatggtggagggtaccttgtagcgctatttgtcatttcctttcctgttcctatcttatctttgtggatcttatgtgaaatgtatgttggcggcagtagaattgttctgcagtcagcttcaaatattgattctctaaattttctcagtagtgtttttcAGAAGGAACAtctccttccctccaaggattcccatttcagttcacaaagcatctctgtaatacagtgaaacctctatataacatttttcaagggaccacaaattctgaacattaTAAAGAGGAAGGATTCCAATTAATAATTATAGGGCATTACTGAAGATCAGGATACCACTAATCAGCTTTGATAAATGGTGCCacagatgacattttaaattttcacaacactatAATGTGATATTCATTGCAAATGATCAATGTATCAAATGATTAGTGTTTTGTAATTAAAACATAGGGCCTGGTAGGTGAATGGGTGAAAGTAAATGGATCAGTTTGTACTGTAAAAAGTTATAACAGATTCCTAAGATATGACATCATtgtccaaagctgacaggtggtatcccattcttcagttgatccagttatagaatatgagccaaattttgtttatgatatactgaaaatattacataaaaacacagtaaatgatacAGATTAAAAAAGATTAAGTTACAAAGAAATaactttaataattaaattatgaaatggaacttaaatttgcacaaaactctAGGAACCTATGCAATCTGAAAACCACATacctatgattttttttaaatattcaagcaagcatgtttgttttctatttctccTAGACTCTACGGCAATCATTTCTTGCTCCAAATGAGCAAGTTGAACTACTGTTCTGTCCTCATGTCTATGGGCCATCATATATCTCCTGAATGTTTCAAAGGCTTCAGCTGCCTTAGGATATGAGGGAACAGGGTCATCTTCATTGTCACTGTTGCTTTCACTACCACTGCTATTCTCCAAGCTTCTCTCTGCAGTCAGCTCCTCAATACTTTGTACTCCTGTGGTTGCCACGTTGTCATCCACAGACACAAAGTCCTCAAAAGTGACAGAATCACTGCCTATTAACTCCTGAAACTCTTGCAAATCACTTGCAACATCTTCCACAGGAGCTAGCTGCCATCTCATTCTGACAGAATCCcgcttttgtgaaacagtttttaatagtTTCAGCACTGACTTCCCTCCATGAGTGCATAATTAAATTCATTGCCTTTAAAACATTCAGCTTCAGTTGTGAGCTCTGCTGGCTTCCCGGTTTTCTTTGGTCAAAGCCTTTTTTACAAGGGCTGCCCTGTATTTAACCTTAAGGGCTTGTGTTATTCCCAAGTCCAAAGGTTGCATATGGCTGGTGCAGTTGGGTGGCaggaaaattactttcacatttctcAGAAAGGATACGTCTGGTGGATGTGCCACACATCTATCCACAAACAGCAGCACTTTTCTTGCAGCACTCCCCATTTTGGCATCAAATTCTCTGAAACCAAGTTAATAAAACTTCCTCCATTTCATTGTAAGTCAATGGTTTCAAATGCATGCATTTCGAATTTCCACAATTCTCAAACCCTTCCATTATCGATGATCTGTTTTTCATAATAGTGTTGAGTGTTGAGGGGGCCAGTTCAAACTGCTCCGCTAGCTCCACACTACCCACACCAGGAGATGCCTCCACTTTTTTTATTAACAGCAACCTTCTCTTCCAGAGAAATGCTCTTCCACTTTTCACTCATGTCCACTGATGAAAGCTTAAAAAAAACATTATATCGAAGACACACTCTCACTAGACACATGAATTGTTTGCTGCTCAGCTCACACACCACTCTATGAATACAAAGCATCGACTGAAATGACGCCAAAAAGATGGCAAGCAGAATGTGTGTCGCATGTCACATGACCGGGTTCTGCCGCTGACATATGAAACATGCTCAGCGTGGGCTTGCTGAGCCAGTGCAAACTGTGAATCCACAAAATGGAAAATGATGTGTCTACATCCAGTCACTTAAACATTACaaagaggtaaataattgaccatggttccaaaaatatgagtgttacatggaggaaattgtaatatagaggaaacacagtaaagaggaaaatttaacattgtttacATGGGCTTTAAGTCGGGACTGAAAAAAATGGACGTAACGtagaggaaaacattatatggaggaacgttataaagaggtttcactgtacTCACATGTTGATCAAAAccaccagtaagaaatctagcatcTTGCCTCTGAGTAGCTTTGACAGAAGTTAATTAATTGGGATATGTAATTAGTCAGAATGGAGTAAATACAGATTGGAGATTAGAGTATACTGCACAaagtttctcaacaccattgatgAGCAAGGAATTACATTTGTTTTTGAGGCTAGTGAATTGTTATAGGAAGCAGGTAATGTGGTTTTCAGTTACAGAATGACCCCACACACACTTATTAAAGGAAGATGTAAAGTATCAGTGGATTCCAGAGCTTGTAACTGCGTTTAATAcattgccacaaaaaaaaaaaaaaaaaaaaaaaaaatatatatatatatatatgtctaataGATTCAAAATACAAactatacttggtaggttaaaagATTTATCCTCATTGTCAATAACAGTTGTTCACAGTTCATACTAAATTTGAAAACATGAATTACAAGAACACAAATTTTGCTTTTATCTTTAGTTAGTAAGTTCCAGAACATTGACACATCTTATTTAATCATCATTATTTATCCAAGTATAATTTCACAATGTTATTGGAATTGTATTGGAAGTACAATGAAAATTAATAGCTCAGAATATACAACACACAGGATACATGAAATACTTGAGAGTATCATGATACATGATTTTTTGTGAATGTACTAAATCGGGGACATGCATTTAAATGTGACAAGGTGCTGTAGTTATCTCTTTTCATTACTAACCACTTCTCTGAACATTCTAAGGAACCTGTAATTGTGTAGAATGCATTATTTATGAAGaacattttagctgcctttttaaaaaaGCATATTGTAGTAACATTTTTCATTTCCTTGTTCCATTTATTATACAGTGTTATTGCCAGATACAACatgtttcaagttttttttatttgttttccctgGGTAAATGTaagtccaaaactggctcttgtCACCATAAGACATAGGCTGTTACAAACTGATCCCTAAATGCATAACATGATGATAACACTCTTTTCCCAACATCTTTGTGTGTTCATTCATCATTATCTGACAATCAATGTGTATCCCTAAGAATTCTGTGCTATATAAATCTGTAGATTTGTCATCTATGTTTAAAGTGacacagtttttgttttttttatgttcaacattgcTTTCTCTAATAAGACTCCTGGTTTTTTCTATCAGTAACTATTACACTGCTGCCACCAGTAAAGAGAACTTTATCTCCATATCTTATAGTGTCTGGAAAATCATTGATGTAGTATATTAAGAACAGAATTGGACCCAGTACACTATCCTCAGGAATACCTATGTTTACATGTTTCTTCTATGACTATTGTCTCACTAAAATTGTATTATCAGCAGATGTGTGAACTATTGCCACCTTTTACACCCTGTTGCCAGGTAAGACTTGAACCACTCATTAACTATTCCTCT
This region includes:
- the LOC126448699 gene encoding major centromere autoantigen B-like encodes the protein MRWQLAPVEDVASDLQEFQELIGSDSVTFEDFVSVDDNVATTGVQSIEELTAERSLENSSGSESNSDNEDDPVPSYPKAAEAFETFRRYMMAHRHEDRTVVQLAHLEQEMIAVESRRNRKQTCLLEYLKKIIGMWFSDCIGS